A stretch of DNA from Acanthochromis polyacanthus isolate Apoly-LR-REF ecotype Palm Island chromosome 21, KAUST_Apoly_ChrSc, whole genome shotgun sequence:
ttctccatgaaGTGTTGTCTACCAGTATAAAAAGTTATTAAGGTTCCCAGAAGAATGTTTCAAATCCAAAACTCAGAGGTGGTCTTGGAACGCATGCATGCTACTGCTGCTTACTGCTGGCTTGTGTTGCTCCTACTTGCTATAAATAGACCATAGAATATAGATATGCAGTTGGCTATGTGCGATGATGAGTTGACCCTGCACGCTGAAAGGTATCTCTGATCTTCTCCCAATCAGCATTTTCTTCACCCTCCTCCCACCACAAACCTCCTTGAAGTATTTTAGAAGCGATTTAGCGCACAAACCTTGAACCACAGTGGCcctgaaataaacatgtttgtcTCTGGAGTTCAGGAAGAGAAAAGAATACTGGCCTCACAGGTGGTCTGAGCGAGGGGGGCATGTGGAGATCTTTCATCCTATGGATCAGGCTTTCAATGGGGCCCAACACCGAGCACGTGAGCAGTGGAGTGGACAGGAGATGTGTCTTATAGGTCTAATCAGAGCATATTGGCATCTGTCACTGGGTAGGGCTGTATGTGGCTTTCCAAGGTTAGCAAGCCGGTGCAGAGCAAATCAGGCGACTTATATTTAGCCTTGCAAATGGCGCGCTATGGATTATGTCTTGGGGCTCTCCAGTTTCGTCTTCAGTGCGTTTTGCTGCATGAAGGGGGGTTGCAGATTTGCTATTCAGGTGAGGAACAGGTCTACTTCATGCTCTCCTTTGACTTCACCTTCTCACTAAGCTCCACTTTCTTACATACAAACAACCCATCTGCAGAGGAAGGTTGTTTATGGTCACTCTTCTTTTCAAACTGGAAGGATATTGAGTGAGTCCAAAAGACACCACCGAAGATACTCCCGAGCTGGACTGACAGTTCCCTGGGGGAAAGAGCTGGGAGCCTTTTCACATACCAGGAGAGGACAAGCAGAGCCACTGGACATATCACACGTTATTTCACCGGGCTGTTGAGGTTTGGGATCAAACAGTGTCATGGATGTGCTTGCCTTAGAGGCAAAGAATGTGAATGGAGCAGAAGTCGAGAAGAAGTCTGCACCGAGGCCAAAGCCAAAAGCCCCGAAAAAGGCTAAAAGGATTGTTTACTTTGAAGTGGAGATTGTGGATTTAAAGACTAAAGAGAAACTACTGCTACTGGACAAGGTGGGTGTCAGGATGACGGAGGGGGTTTTATTACACTCACCTTTTATATTAGCCATAATGATTTTAGAAGATCGGTAATACTAGTGCATAGTTGTGATTACAGATACAATTATTTAGTTTTCAACaaagaataattatttttaactttttgcaTTTAGTAGATTTTACTGaagttttaataattttaaGATCTCGTGTGTCCTTTAAAAGTAGCAAAGGAAGATATTAAGTTGCAGTGAAGTCAGAGGAAGCTTGTTTGCTTTAGCTCTACTGACTCCTGACTTTGATCACATGGGTAATTTTACAGATAATCATCTACTTTACAGGGTGCCCGGTCAAGTGCAGCTATTATCAGTTATGCTTCTATTGAGCGAGGGTTGCAGTTAGGAGGTGAGAATTCTCTCTTCCTCTGACAGGAATTTTCTGTTCCAGCTACAGTACATGCCTGCAGCACACTTggccaacagacagacagacagacaggcagaaagaCAGATATGATTAGCAGCTCGGGTAAATAGGCAGAGTTGTGTCTTTAACGTGAGAGATCGTGTTGCAGgtagaaatggaaaaatgaaagtCTGACAAAATCTCAAAGAAATGATAACATCAGtaaaagcaaatgatttctggTGTATTTTTAGCACTTGATGTAAAAGTCAGTATGCTAGGGTGTTGATGATGATGCTatcttaaaaatatttcatttttatgtttgattGTAGGTGGAGCCAACTGCTACTGTTTTGGATATTAAGGCTTTGTTTCATAAAGCATGTAAGTAAATTAATGAATCTGTgacaaatttgtgttttttagggATAATAAATTTAGTCTGCTGGTCTAACCAGACTAACGTATCTTAACTATTAGATGGATCACCATGACGCTTTCAACAGAGATTCATGATTCCAAATAGAAGAATCTTACTGACCTTGGTGATCCCTTTTACTGACCTTTTAGTCAAACATCTCAACAGTAAAATGAAATTTGGCACAGAAATTCAATACTTTGGTTTGCAACCAAATATTTAGATATTCTGATGGCATTCAACATCTCAGAGTGGCTAAAGCTGCTCTTGTTAACTCTTCACGAAGCCAAGAGTAAAGTTCCTCCCTATTTCGACAGATCCAAAGTGGTATCCAGCCAGACAATCCCTGCGTTTGGATCCAAGTATGTCCGCCATGCATTTCGATAAATTCTGTGTTTATCCAGATCAGCTGATTGATGGGTGTTGTGATGATGCAATACGATGTTGTTTTGATCTGGACTCGACTGTCGTATTTCTCAGAGGCCAAGTGTCTCAAGGATGAAGAAGTTCTGCAGACACTTCCTGTGGGAACCACAGCCAGCTTTTACTTCAGTGACCTCGGACCACAGCTCACATGGGGAACCGTGAGTCCACTTATGCACAGACACACGATATGTAACACCACATAGTGGTAATACGTGTTTTAGCCAAATCATGTCATGTCAGTGAGCTACTTTTAAAATCATAGCCTTCtgtttgatttcttttaatGTGAATACTGTAATGAAAATAATCTCTCATTCAGTTTTAAGTATGTTTAATGATCCTGCAACATTCAAGGTGAGATCCTCTGAACAGAAAGCACCTTTTCACAAAAAATATTGAATGCTCAGTGTTGTTTTATGTATACTTTTGCATGATTAGGTTCTGAATTTGATTTGTTAACTGTTTTGTGTCAGCTGACCGTCAGGTAAAGAGACCTGCTTTGCAAAATGGTGTGCCAAGTACACACGATTTGCACTTAATATGCTAAAACACGCAAAACCCCTGGCACAGTCTTTTGAAATTCTTGTGCTTTAAATATGAGCAGACACCATTTCACCCACTCAATAACTCTTGAATATAAATATCAACCCCACAGTGACAGTTAGAGGTGATTTGCTGTGGTCCATTTCCCCCCACCTACTGCGCCGCCTGTCCTCTGTCCTAGGACATATAATCTCGTGGCCCCATTTCTGCCAAAGGTGTTTATCCCCCCGACCTCTCACTTGCCTTTCACTGCGCCTCTGTACTCACCCTTGCCCACTCCGTCTCTGCATTCACTGTCCTTACCAGCCCTGACACAACCCCCAGCACCCTGCCAGGCTTTAGTCTGATGCCAGTGTGGGTGGGGAAAGCATGAAGTGCCCCATCTGAGATCACCAGTAGCTACTGGTCAGGCACGCTGAGCCAGGGCTCTGCTCAAGGTGCTGATTCAGGGATCGGTTTCACTGTCGGCTGTGCTGCTTCACTTCATCATATCATTTTTGGCAAGCTGGTATTACAAGCTGCCTTAGTGTCTTATATGCTCCATGGGTACATGCTAAACACTATTATTGCTGCACTGAATGGCTGTCACTGCTGAGCAGAAGCAGATCGATTGATTAGGCTTCAAGAAGTCAGAATGGTGTCAGCTGACAGAGGGTTTCGACTGGCAAAGTGGCAATCTAACTGAGACAAAATACTTTAATTTCTCTAGTCAgtatatttttattcatcaaATAAATCCTTGAGATGTTAATTGTAATTGAAAgtggtgtttttgctgcatttttctgtgtttttgcatttcttctCATGCCTGGCTACAATTTGAGGAAAAATCTGAAGTTTACAGCATTTCTGTTTCCTCACTCCCTGCAGGTGTTCCTATCAGAGTGTGTTGGTCCGCTGATCATCTACTTAATGTTCTACTTCCGCCTTCCCTTCATCTACTctccaaaatatgacttcaCCAGCAGCAAGCACTGGGTCGTACAGTGAGTGTCGGCTTACTCATGTCTTCAGGGCTCCGTTGTGATGTCGCTGCCCTATGTCACACAGTCCCAGGCTTTGCGCATGTCATGTTGAGGCCCCCTCAACATGACAAACAGTTGTGAAGCATATTGCAGTGTTGACACTAAGACAGGGCCAAGAGTAATGGAGCAGGGCAATGTATAAATCACAGCTAAAGAcgtaagtgtgtgtttgtgtcctgttGCAGCTTGGCCTGCATATGTCACTCCTTCCACTACATCAAGAGGATTCTGGAGACGCTGTTTGTCCATCGTATCTCCCATGGGACCATGCCTCTCAGAAATATATTCAAGGTGACTATGCAAGCTATGCACATTATATTTATCACATTGTTCTGAAAATTGTGAAATCTACAGTATGCAGAGCCCTATCTTGGTGGGTTGACTTATTATAGTCACACCTTCTATTCCAGAACTGTGGCTATTACTGGTGCACCGCAGCTTGGATGGCATATTACATTAACCACCCCCTCTACACCACACCATGTAAGTGCTGATGACTGCAGTTCTCACTTTAGCTCATCAGTCAAAGTTGACTTCCATCTTAATCCGTTCTTCTGGGACACCTCCACAGGTTACGGGCAGCAGCAGGTGAACATAGGTCTTTACATTTTCTTGGTAGGTTTGAGTCATCTTATAGACATTGAAGCCACTGTGGTTTTATTGTGTTGGTTGTCATCTTTGAATGTCTGTATTCCTGCAGTTCTGTCAAGTAGGAAATTTTTCCATCCACGTTGCACTTCGTAACCTCAAATCACCAGGTGACCACAATGTAACAATTCAAATGATTTACGTTCACATTTTGaggtctgtgttgtttttttttaatgaggcaaaatgtagaaaatgctACAATTTTTAATTCAAGTTTACCCGTTATTTCAGGTTCAAAAACCAAGAAGATTCCTTACCCGACGAAAAATCCCTTTACATGGATATTTTGGCTGGTCTCCTGTCCGAACTACACATATGAAGTAAGCAGTTAGAGAAATCTGAAATGTCTTTTAATGAAACATTGCAAGAAAAGGTTTCTCTAAGTTTTCCAACCTTTATATTTACAGAAAAGAATCTATGCATCTATGCATAAGAATCAGTCAAACAAACTTGCTTTGTACAGCATCAGTACAGCTTTCTGCAGTTCAaaatgcttcactgatgagaaataaatcaaaaagttaaaaaaaaaaaggcaagacATAAAAAGCAATTAATCTAAACTTGATTAAAAgtcagtaaaatacattttaaaggatAAGAATCTGTAAGataaatgctttttaaatgacGCTTTTAGTAATTTTCAGTGGTTCATAAGTTTTACCTATGTGCCTGTACTGAAGTCTTAACATTCCAGTTGAGTAGCCTGTGTCATATTTTATCCCCACACTGTTGCTGCCATCTGCTGGTTACGTTCTGTACCATCGGCCTTCACGCTATTGTATCTCCCCGTTCACAGTTGGGGTCCTGGATCGGCTTCACCGTGATGACCCAGTGTGTGCCTGTGGCTTTTTTCACTCTCGTGGCCTTCATCCAGATGTCTGTGTGGGCTAAAGGCAAACACCGCAGCTACTTAAAGGAGTTCAGAGATTATCCCACCCTGCGCTCCTCCATACTGCCCTTCATCCTGTAGAGACTGAAAGCAACACAACGGTCACTCCGCACATCCAGCTCCTCACTGATTGGGCCTCTTTTTAAAGGCCCCTTCCATCCATTTGGACATCAGGGAGGCTGTGCTGAGTTTAACAGTGTAAATGCATTTTGGTCGTATGGACTCCATGTGTCACTTTGATCCACAATGAGGAGTGACAGTTGCAGTCGCTCTGAGTGTTGGACTGATGAACGCAGGACTGTCAGAGGCAAAGGAAGCTCCAAAGTCTTACTTTAATGTTGTATGTGGTCTAGAAGAAAGAGAATATAGAGCACTATGTCCTTTTTATTTTGCTACATTTGTGAGTTGTAAAATATTCAGTGGAGAGTGCTGTTTAGTTTGTGAGAACATCAGATAATTTTTCACAGCTTTTGGCAGCCTAATCAGTGCAGTTTGTCTCAGAGCTGGAATAAACTAGAACGCAGCCCAGCGCTGTCAACTTTGTGGTATCGTGCAGCTCATGCAGTACTCCGCTGATCCTGAGGTGACCTTTACTCTGTGGTAGTGCTATTACTAAGCATACTCACTGCTATTCCGTTTCCATTGAATGTGCCTTTCACTCAACGCTGCATTGACTGAACCTAAAGATCAAATGaggaacttttctttttttttgtgagcgAGGAAAACATTCGGTGTGGAGCAGGAATTTTAAGTGAGGTGGAAAGTTTGTTTACAATATTTCAGCCGCTGCACCGCTGAAACAACAGCTTTTTGATGAACTGTTGATTCAAGGGTAATAAACtctcacaaaacaaacaagtgaaCAGAGACATGAGCTTTATTTGCAACTGTGGAAGAAGTGTCCGTGTTACAGATAAAGAGAGGAGGCGATACACTTGAGATGAAGACTACATCGTATGGAATGTTACAATTCAAGTGGCTGGCTTAGATCGAAACACAAAGCGAGACCAGACAAATTATAAACGGATGACAACataaaatattgcatttcaTCAAGATATCTGCTCTGTGAACAGACGCCGAGCAACTGTACTGAATTTGGAACAATATAATCAGTATTACAATAACATTTCTTACAAGCTCATTACTTTACTTTGCCTGTGTATAAAAGCAGATTTCATCAGACTGCGTGTTTCCTGGTCACGCCGATCTGCAATTGTTCCCAAAAATGTAACTGTGTTATTGGACCACAATCCTTTATTAAAGTTaagacagaataaaaaacaaacaaaaaacagaccatCAGGTAGTAGTATATATTGGTTACATCTCAGCATTGGAAAGACGCTGAAGACATAATccaaaacagcagcttttgGTGGCACGATAAGTCAGGAATCAGACTCTTTTGATGCAGATGCGTAGACAGTCTGACTTCCCCAGCACTTCGATTACATCTAAATCGACTCATCATACGAGAAAAGGAAGACGCACAATAGATGTGCTTTCTGTTTATCTGTGACGTACAAATAGTTTGTGGACTAACAGAAGGTACCATAACGGATACACGGAGGACGCCCAAACCTATGACAACTCTGTAGCCACGGCACTACGCAGTCCGTGTGGGTACATTCGCCCATAGGTGGTCCCCTTGGTCCTCTTCAGTGGCTGCATCACCCAACATAAAACATACTCCGAATGTAGCTgtcctcccccccccccaacgATGGGCCCGCATGGGTGAAATGAAAATCTTTTGAAAAGCAAAGACCACGATGAGAGGTAGGACGACTGTCTTTCAGTTTCTGGTCATTCTCACAGTGAATGTGAATTCCACCACAGCCTCCCCTCCCACCCACCCGCCTCTCCTCCACACACCCTCTAGATATTAGGAGGTCGGTGGTAGGATCCGGATGGGAGAGAGAGAACTGCATGCACGTTTGAGTCAATGCAGCATTGTCTGGAATTCAGAGGTCCTCGTATTCCAGGAAGTGGGTCCTCTGCAGCACTTTGACGTGGCGCTCGTAGATTTTGAGGGCAGGGCCGAGTCGGATCGACAAGCCGGTCAACACGTCGCTGCGCTGCATCAGGAGAAGGGACTTCCCATCGATTTCCTGTTGAGGACAGAAGAGGTACATTGTAAAACAGATTGTAAACACACTGCCTCTACAATTACATAAGGTGAAGAGAGAGAAGTTTATGATGTGCATGTGGTGGTCAGCAACCTGTGTTCTGAATGCCACAGCCTGCTCTGGGAATCCTGCAGCTGAGAAGTAACTGGCCACATCTGCCACAGTCCACTGCAACAGGTTCTGGCTCACCGTCTCCTTCTTCACCGAGCTGGAGGAAGAtcagaagggaaaaaaaacccaaaacagtcACGACCCCAAACTGACTTCTCTGTAACCGGTGATGTCTCACCTTGATGTATTTTTCAAGCTTTTACTTGTGCTACTGCATGGTTCGCTCTCATTATTTAAAGTACAGAGGTGCAGAGGTGAACTGATAATCTGGACAATCGGTCAGAGTCCAGAATGGCAGGTGAACCAAAAGAGCCAGCCGACCCGCTGAACGGAGGCCGGCAGATTAACCGGCTGACAGTTGTTGTTCATTATGCCTAAATGCTCAGATCCTGCCAAccgcattaaaaaaaaaagattcttgcTTTTTCCAAATTACTATTATATCTGTTAGGCTTTTAACCTTTCTGTATTATTCGGTGCCGCTTCCATTGCACGCTGTACATCCAACATGAAAAACAGAATGCAACTGACATCAACTCTAGGTCAAACTCCTTGTAGCTTTTATATGTAGATGTGCTATAACCAAAGagagaaactgacagaaaaaggtTGACAAGGTGCATCCGTAGAGGGACAAACAGAATTCAGTAAAATGCATTTCTAGTGGTGAGTGAATGGGCCTGTTTGCCAGCAGGATACTCACACTTCATCACCTTTTCCACCATTCAGAAGATTGTCTTCAGTCGCCGTGAAGGATGATATGTCTATCTTCTTAAATGTGCCTGTAGACAAATAGGAAGCGACACTATAATAAATGTGCACCGGTTCGCTGCTTTGTGACAGCTTGACAACAGACAGGCagaacatttcattatttttccttcttctaGAAAATGAGAACACAAAAGTGCCGAGGAACATAAATATCGTCCTGGAATCAAAATCATGCATGCTTCGAATGCCTCCTCAAATCAACAGCGAAATGCAATGAAAGGCCGCTGTGCAAGTCTACAATAATTCAGATGATCTGACCTGAGTATTAAACAGAACATGAAATGGGAATTTTAAAAAGAGCTCAGTTCATGAGACTCACCGCGGGAGCCAAATGTTAATACGACAATTTAACTTCACCCCCTCCATTTCTGCATCAATGTGCAAAACGAAATTCAATAAGAATTGACTCAACAGTAGTGATTTTTGCTGGAGTTTCAACTGTGCGGCCTCATCTCGCTGATATTTAGCGGCGACCGAgttgagaagaaaaagaaaaaagatgctTTTTCCACGGCTCTAGTGTTCTGCACTTACTGTCACGGTACAGTATGTTTTTCTATTAGAGTTGGTTCATGGTTCAGTACAGTGAGGACTTGATGGCGGAGTGTGGATACAGCCTCCACCTCTCCCACTTTAACGGGATACAGGCGGGACTGTTGTCATGCATGGGGCACATGGCAGGGACGTAAGTTCCAGTTTTTTCATAAATACAGCTCCTCCTGTTCCAACTATGGTATAAAGCTACATGGCAGATGCAGcggtacatttttttttagtattctTTCCGTTATTCCATGATTGTCTTTTTCATCCCACTATGGAGGGATATTTTATAACCACATATTACGCACTAAAAACTACCATGTCCTATGATTTTACTTTTATGTTGTACattacaaacacaacaaaaacatgctaGGGGTGTACTGTGAAGCATGTTTGACATGTCCAGACTTTATTTGAATAAGCTAGCTCAACAAATCCTACAATCCCAGTCAGATACAACAGATATCCTTACAGTGTTGGTATCAGTTTTCTTTGTTAACCAAGTTTTCTTCAACAGGCTCCTATAACATGAGGCATTTGATGGAACACGTGACCCTTCTATTGCACAAAATGGATCAATGGAGTGTCACCTACTTCAGTCAGGAGAAACAGGTTGTTATAACGAAGAGctatgatgaaataaaaatgtattatgttAAAATATCGCTGTTACTGCAAATGctgcaagacaggaatgctggtagaaaactgctCAAGTTATTATACATTAATTTTAATATGTAGTGCGCACTTAATGTGACTGGTAAACTGTTAATACACTTTaacacaggggtgtcaaacatgcagcccgtgggccaaaactggccctccagagggtccactcTGGCCCACAGGATGACTTTGTGAAGAGTAAATATTACAGAGGAGACAtcaactgcagattgtaaatttgtaaaattaaaaatatagaaTCATTTCttaaccatgacaagttgttttgatcataaagtaaagtactagattgctcattgttcttttgtcattttgtgtctcatttttggaatattctgtcttgtttttgttggtttttgtttgacctttgtggtttgtctcatgttttagtcatttcgtgtttcctttttgtcttgcttgcgTTGTTTGTTCATCTTCTTGTCGTTttatttctcgcttttgtcattttttgtctcgtttttaagatttgtccaattttttttgtcactgcattttttttgtctcattttttgtctcttttttgttttgtttgtgtcctatgtctcattttttgtcattttgctttctC
This window harbors:
- the tecra gene encoding very-long-chain enoyl-CoA reductase isoform X1; the encoded protein is MDVLALEAKNVNGAEVEKKSAPRPKPKAPKKAKRIVYFEVEIVDLKTKEKLLLLDKVEPTATVLDIKALFHKAYPKWYPARQSLRLDPKAKCLKDEEVLQTLPVGTTASFYFSDLGPQLTWGTVFLSECVGPLIIYLMFYFRLPFIYSPKYDFTSSKHWVVHLACICHSFHYIKRILETLFVHRISHGTMPLRNIFKNCGYYWCTAAWMAYYINHPLYTTPCYGQQQVNIGLYIFLFCQVGNFSIHVALRNLKSPGSKTKKIPYPTKNPFTWIFWLVSCPNYTYELGSWIGFTVMTQCVPVAFFTLVAFIQMSVWAKGKHRSYLKEFRDYPTLRSSILPFIL
- the tecra gene encoding very-long-chain enoyl-CoA reductase isoform X2 gives rise to the protein MWVTTAESRGLPPCYYRFRLNHRQHPEVEPTATVLDIKALFHKAYPKWYPARQSLRLDPKAKCLKDEEVLQTLPVGTTASFYFSDLGPQLTWGTVFLSECVGPLIIYLMFYFRLPFIYSPKYDFTSSKHWVVHLACICHSFHYIKRILETLFVHRISHGTMPLRNIFKNCGYYWCTAAWMAYYINHPLYTTPCYGQQQVNIGLYIFLFCQVGNFSIHVALRNLKSPGSKTKKIPYPTKNPFTWIFWLVSCPNYTYELGSWIGFTVMTQCVPVAFFTLVAFIQMSVWAKGKHRSYLKEFRDYPTLRSSILPFIL